ATCGCCTTCCTGCTCCGCGGCCGGCAGCCGACCGTTTTCGTCGGCGCGTTCGTGATCGTGACCTACCTCGAGCTGCTCGGAACACATCTCGGAATCTGGACCTGGCAGGTGCGCGACCCGATCCTGCACTGGATCCCGATGGGCAACCCGCCGTCGGGTGCTGCGGGCGGCTACGGCTTCTTCGACGCGGCCGCGCTCGCGCTTGCTCCGCGAATCGATGCGTGGCTAGGCGGCCGGTCCCGACGTCGTTCCGATGGCCTCCAGCACGGCGTCGTGCAGCAACCCGTTGCTGCACACCACGCTGCCGCCGTCGGTGCGGTCGACACCTGACAAATCGCTGAACCGCCCGCCGGCCTCGCTCACCACGATCTGCAGCGGAGCGAGGTCCCAGAGGTAGACCTCGGGCTCGCACGAGACGTCCACGACACCCTCGGCCACCATCATGTGCTGCCAGAAGTCGCCGAAACCACGGGTCCGCCAGACCGTGCGCAACAGGTCGATGAACTGCGGCAGCCGGTCCCGCCGTTCCCAGCCGAACAGCGAGCTGTAGGCGAGGTAGGCGTCGGAGAGCGCGCTGACCTTCGACACGTGGCAGGCGCGCGCGTCGCGGACCGAGCTACCGGTCCAGGCGCCAGCACCTTCGGCGGCCCACCAGCGCCGGCCGAGCGCTGGTGCCGACACCACGCCGACGACCGTTCGCTCGTCCTGCTGCAACGCGATCAACGTCGACCAGACGGGCACGCCGCGGACGTAGTTCTTGGTCCCGTCGATCGGGTCGAGAACCCAACGCCGCGAGCCGTCCCCGGTGTCGCCGTACTCCTCGCCGAGCACGGCATCTCCCGGCCGTTCGCGCTCGAGTTGCTCGCGCAGCTCGCGTTCCACCGCGCGGTCGGCATCGGTCACCGGGGTGAGGTCGGGCTTGCTCTCCACGACGAGGTCGTCGGAGTGGAAGCGCGCCATCGAGAGGACGTCGGCGGCGTCGGCCAGGGCGTGCGCGAACTCGAGGTCCCCGGCCCAGTCGGTCACCGCGTCACCCTATCGGTGGTTGACACGGGCACCCTTCGTGTAAAGAATCGCCGCAATGGCCGAGATCCGCGGCTCCGACAGCCGGAGTACGAGGGACGCGCTGCTCGACGCGGCGTACGACGTCGTGGTCGCTGGTGGCTGGCAGACCGCGCGGATGGTGGACGTCGCTGCCGCTGCCGGCGTCTC
The sequence above is a segment of the Mycobacteriales bacterium genome. Coding sequences within it:
- the hisN gene encoding histidinol-phosphatase gives rise to the protein MTDWAGDLEFAHALADAADVLSMARFHSDDLVVESKPDLTPVTDADRAVERELREQLERERPGDAVLGEEYGDTGDGSRRWVLDPIDGTKNYVRGVPVWSTLIALQQDERTVVGVVSAPALGRRWWAAEGAGAWTGSSVRDARACHVSKVSALSDAYLAYSSLFGWERRDRLPQFIDLLRTVWRTRGFGDFWQHMMVAEGVVDVSCEPEVYLWDLAPLQIVVSEAGGRFSDLSGVDRTDGGSVVCSNGLLHDAVLEAIGTTSGPAA